CTTCATTATAACGCATGATTGAAAGCGTCTCCTTCGGTTTGCCAAGGAAACTATGTTATATTTGTAAGTGAAAATACAATACATAGGAGTGAATACAATGAGCGAAGCAGCAAAAACACTTGAAGGCTGGTATTGTCTGCATGATTTTCGCCTCATCGACTGGACCACTTGGAAGATGCTCTCCAGCGATGAGCGCCAAGCCGCGATTCATGAATACCAACAATTTTTAAACAAGCTGAATCAAGTGCATGAAGCCAAGGAAGGCAGCCATGCATTTTACAGCGTGACCGGTCAAAAAGCGGACTTCATGCTCATGATCCTTCGCCCAACGATGGAAGAGCTCAATGCTGTCGAGACGGAATTTAACAAGTTAAAAATAGCTGATTATACGATTCCAAGCTATTCCTACGTTTCGGTTGTTGAATTGAGCAATTACTTATCTTCTGATGAGGACCCGTACCAAAATCCGCAAATTCGTGCCCGCTTGTATCCTGAGCTTCCCCGAGCAAATTATATTTGCTTCTATCCAATGGATAAGCGCCGCCAAGGTGAAGACAACTGGTACATGCTCCCAATGAAAGAGCGCGGCGCGTTAATGCGCAGCCACGGAATGATTGGCCGCAAATACGCCGGCCTCGTAAAGCAAGTCATCACCGGTTCTGTCGGATTTGACGATTACGAATGGGGCGTGACTTTATTCGCTGATGACGTCCTTCAATTTAAAAAGCTAGTATACGAAATGCGCTTTGATGAGGTCAGCGCCCGCTATGGCGAATTCGGTTCCTTCTTCGTCGGCCACCTGCTCGATGGCGATAAGTTCGAACAGATGCTGCAGGTCAACTAATACTTTGAACTTCCAGGCTGATCCCTGTTTATGGGGTCAGTCTTTTTTCATGGCTTCAAATCACGCAGTCTGAAAGCCATTTCCTGACTCCCTGTTTCGGTCTTTTTTCATTGATGTCTGCGATCATTTCATCCCTCCTGTAAGATGCCGCAAGACTTCCCCTTTAAGAAAGGATCCGAGAACCAGCGTTCTATGCGAAGATTCTCCGGCACGCCGCTGGTGACAAAGGCACTGCAGCAGGGCATTGCGATAGCAGCCTTGGTTCTTCTTTTCATCAGCAAGAAGGAAAAGATCCCTGCCGTTTGAAGATTCACTTTATTTTGCATGCATGAAATGCCAGGTTGAACAATACATATTAATTGAAAAGCGGTTAGATAAAGCGAGGTGGGAATTTGGGAGTTGTTCCTTACAATGAAGAGGATGTGAAGCTATTAGCCCGGTTAATGAGAGCAGAAGCGGAAGGCGAAGGTCCTTTGGGGATGCTGATGGTCGGCAATGTCGGCGTCAACCGCACGCGCGCCGATTGCCTTGATTTTAAAGATATCCGCACAATCCGTGCCATGGTATTTCAACGGCCTGGAGGATTTGAAGCCACCATAAAGGGATACTTCTACCAGCGCGCCAGACAAAAAGATATCAACCTTGCGCGTAAAACCATTAAGGGCGGCCGCTATCATCCAGCCTCGTATTCGTTATGGTTCTTCAAGCCTACGGGGAGCTGCCCGGCACAATGGTTCAGTCAAAACAACACCGGCCGATTCAAGTCGCATTGTTTCTTTGCCCCAACGTATTCAGCCTGTCCAAGTGTCTATTAATAAACTAAAGGAGGATTTTCATGAAGCAACCATCTGCTACACCATATATGTATAGCATGCCGGCTACTTATCAGCAAAATCCAATGTATATGTACCCATCTGGAACTACCCTTCCTGCTGCAGGAGGAACTCCTGCACCTGCTGCCGGACAAACCGTGCCAGGCATGCTGCCGACAGAAGAGTCTTATATTGAAAATATATTGAGACTAAACCGCGGAAAAGTCGCCACCGTCTATATGACGTTCGAAAATAACCGCGAGTGGAACGCTAAGATCTTCAAAGGAGTGATTGAAGCCGCCGGCCGCGATCACTTAGTACTGAGCGATCCGCAAACAGGCCGCCGCTACTTGCTGCCGATGGTTTACTTAGATTACATTACGTTTGACGAAGAAATTGAATATCAATACCCATTCGGCGGCGGGCAAATGGCTACTTACCCGCCGCGATGAAGCCCGACCAATCAGCAAAAGAGGCGCATCCCTTCGGATCGCCTCTTTTTTTTGTCATGACAGTTTCAGCACAGCAAGAACAAGCAGCACCCAACCGGCTAAAAAAGCCACGCCGCCGAGTGGAGTAATTGCGCCAAGAACGCTGATTTGTGTCAATGTCAAGATATACAAGCTGCCGGAGAATAAAATAATCCCAATCAGCATCAGCCAGCCGGACCACGTAAGAAAGGCGCTGGCGGGAATTTGCCCCATAAGCAGCCCCACAATCATAAGACCGGCGGCATGAAACATTTGGTACTGCACGCCTGTTTTCCAAATATCCAGATATTTAGGCGCGACCTTTCCCTCCAGTCCATGAGCGCCAAATGCTCCTAACGCAACTGATAAAAAGGCGTTGATTGCGCCAATAATGATAAATGTTTTCATTTTATCCCTCCTTAAAAATCAAAGATCGACTCCCCATTTGCTCCGTCATCTGTTGTCAGCTTCTTACCTCCCTGATGGATGGTTGGCTGCTGGACTTGACTGCCGGGAACGGGAGCAGCGGCGCCTCTTCCCTCTTCGGACGCTTCAAGCATCACTTCACACAGCGCTTTCATCGTATGTATATGCCGTTTGATGGCATCGCTTGTTTCAGCCTGCCGCGCCTGTCGAATTTCCTTTTCAATTCTATCCAGCACAGATTGATGCGAAATATCCATTTCTTGCACCTCCCATCAAGGCGTAATTGCTTTCTCAAAATGCGTTAAATCTTCCTCAGCACCAAACACTATTATTTTATCATGCACCTGCAGTTTTTCCTCTGATTTTGGTGTGCCCAGCATTTCATTCCCCCGGAGAATGGCTACAATGGTCACGCTGTATTGATTGCGGATATCTGTTTCTTTAAGGGAACGGCCTGCAAATGGGGAGCCGGGCTGGATCGAAATTTCTTCAATATTGTATTCATGGTGGCCGGCTGAAAGCACGCGATCCATGTACTCGACACTGAGCGGCTTCAAAATCGACATAACCATCTGCTTGCCGCCGATGGAGGATGGATTGATGACTTTCATGGCTCCGGCCATTCTTAACTTCGCGGCTGTCTCATCCCGTTCCGCCCTGGAGACAATCGTTAGCTGAGGGTTGAGCCCTTTCGCCGTCAGCGTAATAAACACGTTATCTGCATCGCTCGGCAAGGTCGC
The Bacillus xiapuensis DNA segment above includes these coding regions:
- the hemQ gene encoding hydrogen peroxide-dependent heme synthase — its product is MSEAAKTLEGWYCLHDFRLIDWTTWKMLSSDERQAAIHEYQQFLNKLNQVHEAKEGSHAFYSVTGQKADFMLMILRPTMEELNAVETEFNKLKIADYTIPSYSYVSVVELSNYLSSDEDPYQNPQIRARLYPELPRANYICFYPMDKRRQGEDNWYMLPMKERGALMRSHGMIGRKYAGLVKQVITGSVGFDDYEWGVTLFADDVLQFKKLVYEMRFDEVSARYGEFGSFFVGHLLDGDKFEQMLQVN
- a CDS encoding cell wall hydrolase, encoding MGVVPYNEEDVKLLARLMRAEAEGEGPLGMLMVGNVGVNRTRADCLDFKDIRTIRAMVFQRPGGFEATIKGYFYQRARQKDINLARKTIKGGRYHPASYSLWFFKPTGSCPAQWFSQNNTGRFKSHCFFAPTYSACPSVY
- the gerQ gene encoding spore coat protein GerQ; the protein is MKQPSATPYMYSMPATYQQNPMYMYPSGTTLPAAGGTPAPAAGQTVPGMLPTEESYIENILRLNRGKVATVYMTFENNREWNAKIFKGVIEAAGRDHLVLSDPQTGRRYLLPMVYLDYITFDEEIEYQYPFGGGQMATYPPR
- a CDS encoding DUF423 domain-containing protein; translated protein: MKTFIIIGAINAFLSVALGAFGAHGLEGKVAPKYLDIWKTGVQYQMFHAAGLMIVGLLMGQIPASAFLTWSGWLMLIGIILFSGSLYILTLTQISVLGAITPLGGVAFLAGWVLLVLAVLKLS
- a CDS encoding YwdI family protein, with translation MDISHQSVLDRIEKEIRQARQAETSDAIKRHIHTMKALCEVMLEASEEGRGAAAPVPGSQVQQPTIHQGGKKLTTDDGANGESIFDF